One segment of Channa argus isolate prfri chromosome 17, Channa argus male v1.0, whole genome shotgun sequence DNA contains the following:
- the dio3b gene encoding iodothyronine deiodinase 3b has protein sequence MMHDSGGVQMARAIKHAALCLMLLPRFLLAAVMLWLLDFLCIRKKVLLKMGEKQDSPDDPKVCVSDSNKMFTLESLRAVWYGQKLDFLKSAHLGRTAPNTEVVLVQERRQVRILDCMKEKRPLILNFGSCSUPPFMTRLAAFQRVVSQYADIADFLVVYIEEAHPSDGWVSSDAPYQIPKHRCLEDRLRAAQLMLTEMPGGNVVVDNMDNSSNAAYGAYFERLYIVRDEKVVYQGGRGPEGYRISELRNWLEQYRNDLVNSQTAVLHV, from the coding sequence ATGATGCACGACTCCGGTGGTGTCCAAATGGCGAGGGCGATAAAACATGCAGCCCTGTGCCTGATGCTGCTTCCCCGGTTCCTCCTGGCCGCCGTGATGTTATGGCTCCTGGATTTTTTGTGCATTAGGAAAAAAGTGCTGCTGAAAATGGGGGAGAAGCAGGACAGCCCGGATGACCCAAAGGTGTGCGTCTCTGACTCCAATAAGATGTTCACCTTGGAGTCCCTCAGGGCCGTGTGGTACGGCCAGAAATTGGACTTTCTTAAATCTGCGCACCTCGGACGCACTGCGCCCAACACCGAGGTGGTGCTGGTCCAGGAGCGTAGGCAGGTCCGGATCCTGGACTGTATGAAAGAGAAGAGACCGCTCATTCTTAACTTTGGCAGTTGCTCCTGACCGCCATTCATGACGCGCCTGGCGGCGTTTCAGCGCGTCGTAAGCCAGTACGCAGACATTGCGGACTTCTTAGTTGTATACATCGAGGAGGCGCATCCCTCTGACGGGTGGGTGAGCTCGGACGCGCCGTATCAGATACCCAAACACCGCTGCTTAGAGGACAGACTGAGAGCCGCTCAACTGATGCTCACCGAGATGCCGGGGGGCAACGTGGTGGTGGATAATATGGACAACTCATCCAATGCCGCGTACGGAGCCTACTTTGAGAGACTTTACATCGTGAGGGATGAGAAGGTGGTGTATCAGGGGGGCAGAGGTCCAGAGGGATACAGGATTTCGGAGCTTAGAAACTGGCTGGAGCAATACAGAAACGATTTGGTGAATTCACAAACAGCGGTGCTCCATGTGTAG